Genomic segment of Sebastes umbrosus isolate fSebUmb1 chromosome 22, fSebUmb1.pri, whole genome shotgun sequence:
gggcttgcTTGGTAATTTCaccaaaaagtaaacaaaacaaaacaacctcaCATGCAATGAATAGATGgattattatagtatattaacAGTTTTGGATGCATAATTCTAATTCAGTTAACTATATGATTTGTTGTTTGTATTGCATGATACTTGATTACTTTAAAACAgtaatgtgtgtatgttgtgttcAGGTGGAGAGCTGCACAGCGCCCCCTGTGGAGAGCTCAGGTTCTACATCTGCTCCACCACAGCCAGGTAGGCTATACATCTACATCTTATCTGTGGATTTTGACggcatattagggccattgtaggatAAATGAGTAATAATTACACAGCCGGAAGAGGGGGTTAATATTCTGaggaaaaaaactcagaatttacgagaaaaaaatctggaGAATTGCgggttttttttcacttcttcACTTTGCAAAGTCATATGAACCTCATCACACCGCGGACACAGATTCGTGACTTTCATCTCAGTcaatattcagattttattttttctcgtaaatttaccactttaatctcagaatatccaaattttttttttttgttaatttaccactttaatctcagagaatattaaagattttttttgttttttccaagtttgtttttttgtaaatttaccactttattctcaaagaatttctgagttttttcttgttattttacCACCTTATCTCAAagaatttctgagttttttcttgcaaattttATGACTTcataatctcagaaaatattaaagatttatttccgtacattttagattttttttttctcgtaaatttaccactttaatctcagagaatttctgatttttttttcttgcaaatttatTGCTTAAAATCTCAGATAATGtccaagttatttttttttcttttatatttaccactttaatctcagagaatattagagttttttcttgcaaatCTATGACTTCATTATCTCAGATAATATTCAATTTTtgttctcgtaaatttgtgagtttttttcttgttaatttaCCACTTCAATCTCAGataatttctgagttttttgttgcaaatttatgacttcATAATCTCAGATAATATTAAAgatgttttcttgtaaaatgtaccACTTTTATCATGGaagttttttctctgaatattacccctccCTCCCATGGCTCCATAATTATTATTGAATGGAACTGATACGACGTCGTAGTTGATGATAGATTTGATCCCAGTAACGAGAGAGATTAATCTTTACTGCCAGTGAAGGCTGAACCGTTGAACCAGTGAACGCTTTATAATGCAAATACAACGTAAAGGTGTGGAATGATTAACAATGTGTGTCTGAATGTTTCGACCGTTCAGTCATAGGTTATTGAATAACACTGTTATTATCTTTTAACTCAAACATTAAGTTAAGCTCGTTTGTCATTTCCAGCTCCAGTCCCACCGACTCCCCCCGCAACAGGAAACCAGTCGAGCCAGGTGAGAGTTTACTGGTTGCTATAGCCGTAcagtttaaccctctgagacctgcggGATCtgtctggtatcatatgaaacaaattgcgTTATCTGAATATTTAGTCACTTCGTGTCGGTTTCATTCCTCTCAGGCATCGTCTCTAACGTGAGTCTGTTTGACGTTGTGTGGGGTCACAGCGACATGTTGGCGGAGGTGATTCTCCGATCGTCCCCCTTACTTGAGGAGCTCCGGTCTGGTCAGCTGATGCAGCGCTGCTACGCCAACTTCATCCGGCAGGAGGCGCTCTATCTGCACCGAGTCAGCAGCAcgctggaggtcagaggtcaacacttttgttgttgtttttttctctttttgtgagTTTATATTGTCATGTCGTCATATTGtcgtgttttatttttcttacaggaagggacatttttgaaatttctaaatgcacttttttcaaacactttaaaaactgatttattttactgtaatttttttctattttgtattTCATGACTCTTTTgagttcttgtttttttcctcctgatTGGACTGGTAACAGCTACTTAAATGTGCGTTATTGGTCGCTATAAGATCtcgtagatgtgggtcagtaggggcctatcatttattttttcattgtgatAACATTATCGTAAATTctttggccacgataatcgtgTAATGAAAATCTGATATCCTGACAGCCccaataagaagtggacgtagtcaccgtgacgtcacccatcggtttgtggactgtcattttgaagtcttgagttaagcattttggctgtcgccatcttgatttttggccgtcaccatgttggtttttggccgtcaccatcttggttttaggccatcgccatgttagtttttggccgtcaccatgttggtttttggccattaccatgttggtttttggccgtcaccatcttggttttaggccatcgccatgttggtttttggccgtcactatcttggtttttggccgtcgccatcttggtttttggccgtcgccatcttggttttaggccatcgccatgttggtttttggccgtcaccatcttggtttttggccgtcactatcttggtttttggccgtcgccatcttggtttttggccatcaccatgttggtttttggccgtcaccatgttggtttttggccgtcaccatcttggtttttggctgtcatcatcttggtttcgGCCGTCAACATCTCGgcttttggccatcgccatcttgttttttggccgtcaccatcttggtttttggccgtcgccatcttggtttttgcccgtcgccatcttggtttttggctgtcgccatcttggtttttggccgtcgccatcttggtttttggccatcgccatcttgttttttggccgtcgccatcttggtttttgcccgtcgccatcttggtttttggctgtcgccatcttggtttttgcccgtcgccatcttggtttttggccgtcgccatcttggtttttagccgtcaccatcttgtttttttgcaaacagaagtgacacgagagggtcgagctaagtgcaaccgaacgcTGGATAAGTCATTTTAcaggtgaccaaaaatgttacaattagcTTTGAtgcagtgaaaacacactgtgaaagagttaacgTTAAAGactaaaacacggacaactcccagaccggacaacgccgtggtagcgacctgtcaatcacaaggtagccccgccctaaagcatcccctgctttatggtctatctgactctaaatgggaccataatttactaaatgaacatcatgctgtattgaagaagacttgaaactagcgattgagaccataaactcatgtttacaatgtttactgaggtaataaatcaagagagaagtaggctcattttctcatagacttctatacaaccagacttctttttgcaaccagaggagtcgccccctgctggctgttagagagaatgcaggtttaagacacttcagctttggcttcacttctcagaaccggagTAGTGGTGGTGATGTCAGCATCTTGTCTCGTCCTGCAGGCCCTGATTGTTCGTTTACAGGAAGCGGATGACGTGAGATCACTGCTGAtggacacactgaaacactacagcagcagaaaccaGGTGAGAGGCACACACCGGCTAGGTTTACAAACGTAAGATAACAAATGTAAGATAATAAATTCAATGAATGtcatgcctcctcctcctccagagcctCCTCGCTTCGCCTCCCCCACCGTGGCTCGTCTTCTCCCTCCAGTCGTTCCACTCGGTGGTCCTGGAGGAGCCAGTCTACTGGCTGGTGGCTCTGTTGGCCCGGGCCTGCCTCCGTGACTTCCTGGCCGCGGAGCTGCTCTCCTCTGGCCTCCAGCTGGTGCCTGCATGGTCCAATGTTAAATCCGTCGGCCTCTACCAGGAGTGGAATAGAGACACTCTGAGGGAGGTCACATGGACACGCAGGTAACCATCATAACATTGGTggtacagtggtggaagaagaactCCGAAGTACCAATACCACAGTGAGAAGCTGGTTGAAAGCCTtgcattcaaaactttacttAAAGGTGGTGTGCTAATCTCGTCCTCTAACTGTGTGACAGGTACAGGAAGGTGATAGAGGAACGCAAGCATCACATGGACACGTATAAAGCCATAAACATCTTCAGAGAGCACATGAAGAACCAGAAGAGTTTCTACAAGGCTCTGTGAGTACAGTGTTTCTCTAAACTACTCTAAACATGCAACTGAGCCAAAGTGAATGAGAGAAACTGTAATCCGTCCATGTGTGGATGTGTCCTGTTGGTCTGCtggtcaatgtgtgtgtgtgtgtctctgctgcagagcctgtgatgaagaggaggaggaggagagccagGTGGAGCTACTGATGAAGGTGAGTCaccacactgcaaaaaatattcATCCTAACAAGTCATttaattagatttatttatatatatatatatatatctatatatatatatatagatatatatatatatatataatatatatatataatatataatataatatatatatatattatatatttataaatatatatatatttataaatagtaGTAGCATCAGTGATtgtagattattaatattgtcatattgttgttattactaattaatattattaatatttctagttattattattagtagtaatacATATATGAACACACAACAAAGACAATCATCTTAACAAGccatttaattatattttattttatttatttatttatttatttatttatttatttatttatttatttatttatttatttatttatgtatttgtgtatttatttatgtatttgtttattattattttattttatttttatttatgtatttatttattgatgtatgtatttatttatttatttatgtattattttagttttttatttattgttttatttttttatttttttatttatttatgtatttatttatttagtgttttttatgtatttatttatttatttatttattctttcattcattcattcattcattcattcattcttatttatttatttatttatttatcagataACTCATCAtctgtattttctgtatttttccagAGAAAAGCCGTACTCTGAGACGGAGCTCTCCAGCAGGATGAAGGAAATCTCTCTACATGTTGTGTAGTAACCAAACCTCATGCAAACAACGGGGAATTTAAGCAGCTTGTTTAGAGTGATGAGGTAAAAACCACTGAAGATGTCCTCACAATGTTTACTGTATAATGTTTGCATCTATTTTcatttctgaaaatgttttcctttaacTGAATGTCTTGAATGCAGCATGTTTATCATCAGTCTACTGGGATAATCTGCGTCTGTGATGTGAATTCAGTATAAAGTCATGTTTCCGTTGACAACGTTCTGTTGagtttataataaaatgttaataaagttaattaatttctcctccatgtgATCACACAGACAGCTGTCTGTCTCCCCCTACAGGCCACAACATGACACTACACTCAGTttataaatacaaacaatactACTGCAGTATTTCACCTagtactactgatactactctCACTTTACTATTACCACTACTTCTTAAACTTCTACTACTACCACCAATGCTTCTACTGCCTCTATTATAACTATAAATACTTCTACTACAATAACTACTCATACATGTACTACTGCCTCTACAAATActattactatactattactataGTACTATAATAATCCTGATAATACTATAATAGTACTACTGCAGCTACTACAGCTGTAATCATACATGTATAACTGCCTCTACAAATACTTTTACTATTGCTAtactattactatattactataataatCCTCATAATACTATAATAGTACTACTGTAGCTACTACAGTTTAGCTCATACATGTACTACTGCCTCTACaaatactattactattactatactattactaaaGTACTATAATAATCCTGATAATACTATAGTAGTACTATTGAAGCTACTACAACTGTGCTCCTACAGGTACTACTGCCTCTATAAATACTATTACTGTTTATACACCAATACTTTTACTACCTTCTcatactacaacaacaacaacaacaacaactgtacTCATACATGAACTGGTGTACTGCTGCCTCAACAAATACTGTTACCGTTTATACATATACTACTActcataataatatattataaataataataaaagtaataaccacgataatattataataatagtacAGAACTGCACTAtcactgctactactaccaatACTTTTACTACCTTCTCCTACTACTGCAACTACTACAACTGCACTCATGCCAGTACTACTAGTATTACTGTTTATACATGCATTACTACTCATACTAGTATATtagaagtaataataataatcctgataatactataatactcctactgctactactattactacaactGTACTCATACATGTACTACTgccttactactactactactactactactactacttcttaaACTACTAATAATATCACATATATTGTACTGGCTGTCTACTGGTTTCTACTGATCGTATAGTGGTTTCTACTGGTTTCTTCTGGCTGTGTACTGATTTCTACTTTCTGTTTACTGGTATCTACTGAATGTCTACTGGTTTCTACTGAGTGTCCAGTGTCTACTGGTTTCTACCTTCTGTCTTATGGTTTCTACTGAGTGTCCAGTGTCTACTGGTTTCTACCTTCTGTCTTATGGTTTCTACTGAGTGTCTAGTGTCTACTGGTTTCTACCTTCTGTCTTATGGTTTCTACTGAGTGTCCAGTGTCTTCTGGTTTCTACTGAGTGTCTAGTGTCTACTGGTTTCTACTGAGTGTCTAGTGTCTACTGGTTTCTACCTTCTGTCTTATGGTTTCTACTGAGTGTCCAGTGTCTACTGGTTTCTACCTTCTGTCTTCTGGTTTCTACTGAGTGTCTAGTGTCTACAGATTTCTACTGAGTGTCCAGTGTCTACTGGTTTCTACTGAGTGTCCAGTGTCTATTGGTTTCTACCGAGTGTTTAGTGTCTACTGGTTTCTACCTTCTGTCTTCTGGTTTCTATTGAGTGTCTAGTGTCTACTGGCTGTCTATTGACTGTCCACTGGTTTCTACTGAGTGTCTAGTGTCTACTGGTTTCTACTGAGTGTCTAGTGTCCACTGTTTTTTACTGACTGTCTGCTGGTTTCTACTGATCATCTATTGGTTTCTACTGAGTATCTAGTGTCTACTTGTGTCTATTGACTGTCTACTGGTGTCTATTGGCTGTCTACTGGTTTCTATTGAGTGTCTAGTGTCTACTGGCTGTCTATTGACTGTCCACTGGTTTCTACTGAGTGTCTAGTGTCCACTGGTTTCTACTGACCGTCTGCTGGTTTCTACTGACCATCTATTGGTTTCTACTGAGTATCTAGTGTCTACTGGTGTCTATTGACTGTCTACTGGTGTCTATTGACTGTCTACTGGTGTCTATTGACTGTCTGCTGGTTTCTACTGACTGTCTAGTGTCTGTCTACTGGTTTCTATTGATTGATCGTatactgttttttattgatCGCGTACTGGTTTTTATTGATCGTATACTGGTTTCTATTGATTGATCGTATACATGTTTCTCTTGATCGTATACTGGTTTCTATTGATTGATCATATACTGTGTTTTATTGATTGATCTGATACTGGTTTCTATTGATTGATCGTATACTGTGTTTTATTGATTGATCTGATACTGGTTTCTATTGATCGTTCATAATAACATGTACACACTTTTAGTATTTGATGTATGTGTATTACAtgtaaagtctgtgtgtgtgtgtgtgtgtgtgtgtgtgtgtgtgtgtgcgggatTGGGCGCGAGCACGAGCGCAGGCACACGGGTTCACGCGTGTCCTGCCCTTGTGCTATGAtccgacacacaaacacacacacacacacacacagagagagagagaggaggcggtTTCTC
This window contains:
- the LOC119481847 gene encoding uncharacterized protein LOC119481847 isoform X2, with protein sequence MAWVLAPLLLAVLLTETSASLSTSGTEQASPCPPRWLLFGQRCFSFYPVWSSWTDANSLCSQEGGNLASLHTPEERQFVHQLANTHIPVWLGGFKAQQKGSWFWSDDSAFRISGWTNQTQGKAGGGGACLVISPKSGELHSAPCGELRFYICSTTASSSPTDSPRNRKPVEPGIVSNVSLFDVVWGHSDMLAEVILRSSPLLEELRSGQLMQRCYANFIRQEALYLHRVSSTLEALIVRLQEADDVRSLLMDTLKHYSSRNQSLLASPPPPWLVFSLQSFHSVVLEEPVYWLVALLARACLRDFLAAELLSSGLQLVPAWSNVKSVGLYQEWNRDTLREVTWTRRYRKVIEERKHHMDTYKAINIFREHMKNQKSFYKALACDEEEEEESQVELLMKRKAVL
- the LOC119481847 gene encoding uncharacterized protein LOC119481847 isoform X1; the encoded protein is MAWVLAPLLLAVLLTETSASLSTSVGTEQASPCPPRWLLFGQRCFSFYPVWSSWTDANSLCSQEGGNLASLHTPEERQFVHQLANTHIPVWLGGFKAQQKGSWFWSDDSAFRISGWTNQTQGKAGGGGACLVISPKSGELHSAPCGELRFYICSTTASSSPTDSPRNRKPVEPGIVSNVSLFDVVWGHSDMLAEVILRSSPLLEELRSGQLMQRCYANFIRQEALYLHRVSSTLEALIVRLQEADDVRSLLMDTLKHYSSRNQSLLASPPPPWLVFSLQSFHSVVLEEPVYWLVALLARACLRDFLAAELLSSGLQLVPAWSNVKSVGLYQEWNRDTLREVTWTRRYRKVIEERKHHMDTYKAINIFREHMKNQKSFYKALACDEEEEEESQVELLMKRKAVL
- the LOC119481847 gene encoding uncharacterized protein LOC119481847 isoform X3; the encoded protein is MAWVLAPLLLAVLLTETSASLSTSVGTEQASPCPPRWLLFGQRCFSFYPVWSSWTDANSLCSQEGGNLASLHTPEERQFVHQLANTHIPVWLGGFKAQQGSWFWSDDSAFRISGWTNQTQGKAGGGGACLVISPKSGELHSAPCGELRFYICSTTASSSPTDSPRNRKPVEPGIVSNVSLFDVVWGHSDMLAEVILRSSPLLEELRSGQLMQRCYANFIRQEALYLHRVSSTLEALIVRLQEADDVRSLLMDTLKHYSSRNQSLLASPPPPWLVFSLQSFHSVVLEEPVYWLVALLARACLRDFLAAELLSSGLQLVPAWSNVKSVGLYQEWNRDTLREVTWTRRYRKVIEERKHHMDTYKAINIFREHMKNQKSFYKALACDEEEEEESQVELLMKRKAVL